The region CTGGCCGATCTCCACCGGCTCGACATCTGCCGTCTCGGGGATGGGTACGGCGGGCAGGGGTTCGGCGAGCGGGTCATGCCGGGGGAAGGTGAGCACGAGCCGTCCGGCCTTGGCGACGGTGACACGGCAGCAGGGGGAGCCAAAGCCGTGGGCCAGGTGCTCGATGCGGTCGGCCCAGTCCTTCACGGCCTGCCCGGACAGCATGCGCACGGTGACGCGATCGGCCCAGCCGTCGCACTCGACGCGGACGAGCCGGGGCAGGTAGTCACGGCCTTGGAGGTGACGGCCGAGCCCGGACACGATCATCACCGGTTGCCAGTGCCGCCGGTAGATCCACACCCGGCGCCAGAAGGCCAGCAGCCGCCAGCCGACCAGGCGCAGGAACGAGGCCTGATCCAGCAGCGCCCAGGACAGGCCCGCCGAGGGCAGGAACCCGGCCAACACCAGAGCTTGGCGCCAGCCGTACAGAGTCCACACGACGCCGAAGGCGACCGGCACGGCCACCGCGACCGGATGCCTCACGACAAGGCGGACCAGGCCCGCGAACAGTCGGGACAGCCAGATCACGATGGTGACGACGGTGGGCGTCTTGACGACGGCCGGGCGGAAGACCACGGCCGTGTCCGGGGTGGTGGAGACGAGGTTACGCGCCTCGTCGCCAGGCAGTTTTCGGAACATTAGACTTCGTGTCCTCTCGTGATTTCGCAGTCAGGGAGAGTTGAGGGGCCGCCGGAAGTTGCCGCTTCCTGCGGCCCCGCTTGCATGTCAGGCCGCCGTCTCGTCGACGACGGACGAGGTGAGGTGGTCGGAGTCGGCCGACTGGTCGGCGTGCAGGCGCTCGCAGTCGGCCAGGTACCGCGCGGCGGCGTTGAAGATCTGCCGCGCGACCTCCACGTCCCCGGCGGTGACTGGTCCGGCCCCGGTGGTCGAGACCGTCACGTTCGCCTCGTCGGACTCCAGCGACAGGAACGGCCGCCCGGACTCCAGCACCCGGGCACCCGCCCGCAGGACCGGCGTGTAGAACGAGACGCCGATGCGGGGGCGGCGTCCGGGGTCGATCGACATCGACACGTGGGTGTACGGGCCGCGAGCCATCAGGCCACCCCGCGCCCGTTGGCCAGGCCGTGAAACCGCCGCTCGACCGACCGGGCGAACGACGCCGCCTCACGGGCGAGCTGCCGCGCGAACTCGACATCGGCCGGGCTGACCTGGTCACTGTCGGAGGTGCTCAGCAGCACCGAGGTCGCACCGAAGTCCAGCGCCAGCACGGGCGTCCGCACCGGGTACGGCAGAGCCTTGGCCGAGGCGCCGCCCCCGGTGTTGAGACTGATCACAGCCGAGGGCCGAACCATACGCCGCCCCATCACGCCGCGTCCTTCGCAGCGTTGCCCGTCTTACCGGCGGTGCCCGTGCGCGGAGCCCGCATCACCCGAGCCGAGATCGAGTAGGCCAGCCGCCCCGTCGCCTGATGGACGTACGGCTTGACCTCCAGCCCGTCGAACTCGGCCGGGGCCAGCGGCACCCCGGGCAGTGACGGCGGGACGACCGGCTGAACCTCGGCGAGGATCTTCACGGTCACCGTCTTCTGCGCGGCCTTGAGCGAGGGGTCGGCGTCCATCACCGGGACCTGCCAGACCGGCAGCCCGGTCAGCTTGTCCTTGGCCTGGGTGTCCCGCTTGGCGTCGAAGTCCTTCGCCGCGGTCACCTCGCCCACGATGTAGCAGCCGTGCGGGAACAGCAGCTCGAAGCTGATCGGGATAGGCCCTTGCAGTGCCATCGTTCACCACCTCCTTGTCCACCCCCCTAGACATACGCGGCCGGTCCGCGACGAGAACTGTCTAGGGGGCTATGCGGACGAAGATAGCAGCACTCCTTCACGACTGTCTAGGGGGGTTGACGTCCGACGTCGAAGGAGTGCACTTCGAAATGCGGTAGCGCTTCCTATGTCGGCGGCGGGAGAGTGATCACACATAGCCTCTTGAGAGGGTGACTTGGAATGATGGCATCGATTGATCTGGGCGGGAACGAACGGCTGGAGTTCGAGCCTGCCAGAAATGTCCTACGTCTAATGCCCGCCATAGGAGGGGCGCAGATAGAACTGCGACTTAGGGCAGGTCGAGCAGGTGAGCCGCGCTCCGCTAGCCGGTTCGCAGTATCGGCGGCCCTGAACATCAGCCGGTCTCAGCAAGACCAAAGGATGCTGTGCCAATTGGAGGCCGAGCAGCTCATCGCACCGACAGTGCGGCAGACCGAATTCCATCTCGTGGGGTTCGTAAGTGACGATCAGTTGAGAGCCGCCGAGGAACTACGCAGAGGTGCAGAGCTGTGGTTCACTCTCGCACTCCGCGTCAGGACGGTGGATGGTGAGCTACCCACCCTTGTCGCATACTCAGGACACCTCACCTTCCCTGTCGAAGCGGGGGAGTGGAGTTCACAACTCGAGCGTGTCGATGCAGGCTCTTTCTTTGAAGTGCTGGTCCCAATGCCGGAGGCCGCGGACCATGCGGCCGCCGTTCGGCGGCTGCAGGAGGCACGACGGTTGCTGCGCGACAACCAGCTCGATGCATCGCTTGGCGAAGCCCGCAAGGCCCTGGAGCCAGTCCTAGAAGCGGTACGAGCGCAGGGTCTCGCCAAGGGAGCGTCTGAGAAACGAGCTCGTGAGCGAACCCTCAATGAGCGCTTCGCGGTCCTTGTTGAGGACGTTTTCTCTCTGCTCAGCGGGGCCGCGCATGACGACGAGATCACAAAGGATTTTCAGTTCACGCGTGCCGAAGCCCTCGCACTGCTCGCCACTACGGCTGGTCTGGTGAATCGGCTCGCCAAGCAGCAAATCTGAGTGTCACATGGATCGAAAGTCCCCAGCTCCATGCTGGAGATAGGCCGCTGTTGCATCATCGTGCGTTTTGCTGCGTGGCCAACGTTCGCCGTGGGGATCCGAGTGCTCCGCCTCACGGACTCGGCGGACAAGTTCGGCCGGGCCGTCTTGGGCCAGGATGTCGAGGAGCTGTCGCCAGGTCATTAGGCCATAGCGGCTGACGGCGTCGGCGGCTCCGTCGGTTAGCAGGGCCGCGGCGTGTACCTGGTCGGTGGGGATGGTGCCGGTGAGGGCTTGGTCGGCGGCGAGTGGGTCGGTGGAGGCGACCCAGAAGCCGCCGTCGCGGTTGCGGTATTGGCCGAGGGTTTCGACGTACTCCCGGCGGGCTTCGGCGTGTTCGGGTGTGCCGCCGCGCAGGCTGTCGAATCGCGCGCGGTGGGGTGCGGCGATCTGTTCTAGCCGGTCGTCGCAGATCACGATCGGCTCGGGGGCGCCGGTGTCGAGGATGAGGGTGCTGTCGCCGAGGACGAGCCAGTCGAGGTGGTCGGCGGTTTGGCGGAGCATGATGACGGTGGCGGAGGGGGAGCCGCCGTGGGTTAGGTCGCAGGTGAAGTCGTGCAGTGAGGTGACGTGCTTGATGCCCTGGGCGAGGAGTTCGGGCAGGGGGCCGGTGCTTTGGGTGATCTCGGCGAGCAGGGTGGAGCCGAGGGTGTGGGAGTACCAGCGGACGCTGTGGGAGCAGGTTGAGGTGACACCTGGGGGGATGCTGGCGCCGTCGAGCAGGACGACGGCGTTGACGGTGGCGCCGATGAAGTCTTCGTTGGGCCGGTCGGGGTGGGCGGGTTCGCTGGCGAAGGCGACGCGCATCAGGTGTCCTCGTGCCGGTAGAGCGGGCTGGACAGTTCCGCCCGCACTGGTTCCCCGGTTTGCGGGTCGTATTCGACGCCGACCACGCAGGAGAAGCGGCGGTCGCCGACCTGCCCCCACAACGTGGCGATCTCATTGGCGAGTAGGTGGATGACGCCGAGGGAGCCGTTGGGGTGGATACCGGCGATGGCCAGGAACGACCCGTTGCCGTCCGGCCTGGGCAACCGGCCGAAGAAGGCCGAGTCGGTCGGCTGGGCGGGGTCGAGCTGGGAGCCGGAGCGGTACTCGCGGTCGGTGCGGGTGTCGATCAGCTTCCAGCCGGTGTCGTCACGGTCCCAGTGGATGACGGGGTCGGCGTCGTATGCGGCCCGCATGGCTTCGGACATGCGGGGGCCGCAGATGACGAGCAGGCCGGGCCGGTTGAGGTCGATCTGCCCATGGACGGTGACGTTGTCGGTGGCGACGTTCAGGCCGAAGGTTCGGGCGAGGTCTTCCAGGCGCTTGCCGGCGCGCATGTCGTCCAGGGCGACCATGGAGCGGCCGGTCGCGGCGTCGTGCCGCAGCGGGGTCACCACGGTCACGGTCCCGGCGCCGAGGAACGCGCCCTCGGGGGCGGGGCCGGTGTGGCGGATCTGGTGGATACGTCCGCGGGACAGGCCGGCCTTCTCGGCGATCTGCGCATACGACATGCCCTGGGCGTGAAGCTCTTGGATGACGCGGCGGCGCAGCCGGGCCAGTTCGGTGACTTCTTGCTGGGCGGCGTTGAGTCGTTCGGTGGCGACCCGGAGCAGCAGATAGGGATCGTCAATTGCGGCGATCTTGTCCAGGTCACTCGGTGGCACGGTTCCTCCTTGGTGGCGCGCATCCGAGTCTAGGGCCCTAGACGAAATGTCGTCTATCCCTCTTGACAGTACGATTTTGGCTGGTTTGCCGGTTGTTGGGTCCACGGCCCGGATCGCTGAGCGCCGGTTGGGGACACCGCGCGGGCTCACCGCGCCCTCCCCGTCAGCAGGGCTGCCCAGATCTCACGGGCTTGCGGGATGGGCCAGCGGTGGGTTTCGCGGATTTCGGGTGCGTCCTCGTTCTGGAGGGTGCGCCGGATGAACCCTTGACCGCCCGCCTGGCACAACTCGTAAACGATGGCGAGGCAGTCGCAGGTCCAGGCGAGAACCCGCACCCGCGCCCCGCCCCAGGGGTCGAACCACGCCAGCTTCGTGCAGCCGGGCTGCCGACGGTCGGGGACGTGCGGGCTCAGGCAGCTCATGACCGGCAGGCCGCCTGCGCGGCGGCGATGGGGTCGACCTTGAGCAGGGCCCAGACGGTACGGCCGGCGTGGTCGCCGTACACGCCCCAGTTGTCGGCCAGGTTGGCGACCAGCAGCAGGCCGCGGCCGCCTTCGTCGTCGCTGGGTCGCACCAGCCGGGGAACTTCGGGGCCGCCTTCGTCGACGACGCCGAGCCAGACCTGATCGGGTTCGGCCTGGATGCTGACGGTGAACTTGCCGCCGAATCGGGCGGAGGCGGTGTGGCGGACGGCGTTGGTCGCCAGTTCGCTCACGATGAGTTCGGCCGACTCGATGACCGGCCAGGTGCCGAGGGTTGTGGTGATGAATCGGCGGGCTTCGGTGACCGATGCGGGACGGCCGAGGAAGTGCCGGGACAGGCGCCATGCGGGCATGGGACACGCTCCGTCGTATAGGGGGCTAGACATGCCTTCGACGTGAGCGTATGACCAACGCTAGAAGTATCTCAAGGAATACGACGCATAAATGCGTCAGTTGTCGGGCTGCTTCGCCAACTCTCGGAAGTCCGTCGCGATCTCGCCCAGCAGCGCCCGCAGCTCGTCCCCGTACACGGCGGCGTCCGCGAACGCCTCAAACGTCTGTTCATGAGCGCCGACCTCGCCCGCCTCGGTCAGCGTGAAGTCACCGGTCAGGCTCTCGACCACGCTCACGGAGCCGTCGAAGATGGTGAACCCGTGCAGTGGGAAGGCCGGAGCCTCTGTCTTCCACGGCACGACGCCGAGCCGGACATGTGGCAGCGTGGACACCTGGGTCAGCCGGTCGAGCTGTGCCAGCATCAGCGACGGCGACCCTGGCCACGTACGCACTGCTCCCTCAGTCAGCACGAAGGCGAACCGCCGGCCCTGCTCGAACAGCACCGCCTGAGCATCAACCCGTACGGCCGCCGCCTTGGCCGCATCATCCTCATCCACATCCCGGCCGATTGCCACCGCCAGCCGCGCATACTCCGCCGTCTGCAATAGCGCCGGGATCATTGCCGAGGAGAAGACGGCCATCCACTCGGACGAGCTGACCCGCGCAGCGTTCGCCGCCTCTCGGCCGGCTAGCCCGCCCTTGAGCCGGGATACCTCATGACGCAGCCGTACGAGCAGCATGTCCAACTCGCGCCGCGCATCATCATCGAGTTGGAGAGCAGCCGACACCCGCTCAACAGTCTCCGGCGTCGGCAGTAATCGCCCTGTCTCCATGCGCGAGATCGTCGGCTGCGCCACCCCGGCCTGCTGTGCCAGTTCCTTACCCGTCAGCCCCGCATCCTTGCGCAGCCGCCGCAGCAGGTCACCCAGCTCCCGCAGCCGATCCCGCCGCTCCTCCATGCTGGCGTTCTACCACTGGTACTCGGTCAGGTGACCCCCGGTCTGCGGAACTCTGCTGAATTGTGCTCATAGGGATCAAGGCGGCGGCGCGGCGCGCCACCGCACTGCGGCCCCTCGCCCGCCCGCCGTCCGGGCGTGCGGCCTGGGGGCCGGTCCCGGCCGGCAGCGGCTCGGGCCGCCCGCCGCACGCCACCCTGCCGTAACCAACGCACTCGCCGCCTTGTGCCGCACCGCCGCGAGGAAGAAGCCGCCGCGAACTACCGGACTCGAACCGGCTCACCCCAATTACCGGGGGACGAACGCACAAGCGTTGGCCTGAACTCCCATTCAGCATTTGAACGCGACGGCATGAGAAGCGTACGGCGGCGTAGGGCTGATGTCGAAGAATTTGCCTCCGGCGGGGGTCTCCGGCTCCGGGATGATCGCGACACCTTTTGAAGGGACCGTAGCTGGCTGAGGTGAGACCGATCGTCCCGCCCGCCGTCGTCCCGGACAAGTCGAGCAGACCAGGGGCCAGGGGCGAAGGTCGTTCTTCCAGTGGGGAGCTCCACCTTCACCCCTGGCCCCTGGCCCGCTCCCCTGAAGGGCGGGACGACGGCACACGGGACGATCGGGAGGTGCAGGCGTGCGCAGTTTGCGCATGGATTGTCGCCCCTCGCCTCGTTACTGTGGTGACGTGACTCTCCCTGTCGGCGGACCGGATCGACCACCAGGTAGCGAGCCCGGCGACTTCTGGACGGGCTGGTGGACGTTCATAGGAGGCCCGTTCCTGATCGTTCTCGGAGGGTACGACCTGATTACGAGCGGCGGCAGCTTGTGGGGTTGTGTATCCAGTTTCGCGCTCTTGATCGCCGGAGCGGTTCTTTGGCTGGAGCACTGGAAGATCGTATGGGCGCACGTTCAGAAGTCCCGCCGACCTGACCGTTGATGGCGAAATCCACGAAAAGATCCGGTACGCGCTCGCAATGACCTCGGGCGCTGAGTTGCATTTCGGGTTGCAGTCCCGGGTCGTCCAAAGCAGTTCAGATCAGACCACGCATGCGCGCTGACCTGCGTTGAACTGTCCGAACCATGATCGACCGAGCTTTAAATCCGCAGGGCTGCCCACCACCGCATCAGGTGCGCAGGCGCGCCGCTCTCCGTCTACTCCGTGTACGTGCCATCCGGGCGCATGACTGCAGTCCGCGTCACGGGCACGACGGTTGCGCTGGGCACGCGATCGTTCACCGCGATGACCAGCCGGAGTGCCCGATCAGCCTCGGGAAGCACGTAAGCCAAGATCTTGTAGCCGCTCCCGTCCTCTCCGGTGACGTTCGCCCAGTCCTTATCCCCGTTCTCCTCCATGACCGCGAGTTCGTCATAGACAGCGACACGACGCACCGTGACAGGTACTCCTCTGCAATCTCAGCTGCCACCTGCTCGTTCATCCCCGCAGAGCCGCCCTCCGTCGTGCCATTAGCGTGCCATTAAGGAGGGTAACGAGGGGGCAACCACGGTCACTCATGACCGGCTCCACGCCCAGGTCAGCGCCAGTACAGGCCGTGATCCATGCAATTCCCAAGCTGACAGCGCGGAGATTAGATGGAGCCAGCGCTCGCTGGAGTTGTCGCGAACTTCTCAAACCCAGCGACCATCTCGGCCAGGTTCAAGGGACCACACGCGCCCTGGAACAGCCGGCCATCGCTTCTGATGTGGATCCAGTCATCCTCAGTCCGGTCGAGGGATCGCCAGTCGAAGGCGTGGCCCTCAAGATCGGTGCCGACGAGGTCCACCCCAATGCTCCACCCTGGGTTGTCGAGCGTGTGCGCCGTGAGGCGCTTGTTGATCGAGTGGAGGTGAAAGACCTCTGCCTCCGGTCTGTCGCAGCAGGCTGGTGGAGCTGAGGGCAGCCTGATCCGGGAGGTGCCGGGGAGGGTGGGAAGCAGCCCTGACAAAGCCGGGGCGGGGCCAGCACTGCCAGATGGCCGTGTGCCCGGCGAGCGAGACGGAGAGGTGTACGAGAGAAACCGGTGTGTGAAGCCTCGTAACGAATCCCACCAGCTCGAACCTGGCGGATCTGGGCTGGGAGCGGTGCACGCCTGCCTCATGCTTGGGCGGGCGACTTTCGCGGTGGTCTCGTTCGCTGCCGTGGAAGGCCACGGTGAAGGTCTGCGGCGTAGCCGTGGCGATGCCGCCGGGGTATAGCCGGGCGCCTCCTCCGACAAGCGATCACAAGTGAACACGGGAACCGTCCCGGTCCCGCCACGGGCCGCGCATCCGGCGCGGAGATCCGGGCTGGGCCCACCGTCGGCCGAACGGGCCGGGGCGGGGCGGAGCCGCCGTAGTAGTCCGAGCGTGGGAAAGCCGCGCACATGGCGAAGGGCGGCAGCGGGTTGCGAGGAGAAGGGGACTGCAATGCTCGAAGATGCCGGGGTGGAGACCCCGGCCGCGCAGCACGACGTGCCGCCGGTGCGTCCGCTGCGGGTACGGGAGATGCAGACCAGACTGCACCGCTGGGCGGTTGCCGATCCCGGCCTCCGCTTCGATGATCTTTACCACCTGGTATGCGACCGCAGGTTCCTCGCCATGGCGTGGGACCGAGTCGCCGGCAATACCGGTGCCCGCACCGCCGGCGTGGATCGGGCCACGGTCCGTTCCATCGTCGAGCGGGTGGGCGTGGATGCGTTCCTGGACGAGCTGCGTGAGCAGTTGCGGCAGCAGGCGTTCCGCCCGCTGCCGGTTCGCGAACGGGTGATTCCCAAGCACGGCGGGAAGCTGAGGAGCCTCGGTATCCCGACTGTGGCCGACCGCGTGGTCCAGGCGGCGCTGAAGCTGGTGCTGGAACCCATTTTCGAGGCCAACTTCGAAGCGGTCTCCTATGGGTTCCGGCCCGGCCGCAGGGCGCACGACGCGATCGCCGAGATCCACTTCTGGGGCACTCAAGGCTACCGCCAGGTCCTGGATGCGGACATCGAGGCGTGCTTCGACTCGATCGATCACACGGCCCTGATGGACCGGGTGCGCGCCCGAGTCAAGGACAAGCGCGTGCTCGCCCTGGTCAAGGCGTTCCTCAAGGCCGGGATCCTGCGGGAGACCGGGATGATGGAACCGTCCGAGACCGGCACCCCGCAAGGCGGCATCCTTTCCCCGCTGCTGGCCAACATCGCCCTTTCCGCGCTTGATGCGCACCTGATGGGGCCGTGGAAGCCGGGCGGAACGATGTCTTCGGATCAGCGCCGCAGGACACGGGTGGTCAAGCACCTGCCCAACTGGCGGATCGTGCGTTACGCGGACGATTTCGTCGTGCTGGTCAGAGGTGAACGCCACCACGTAGAGGCGCTGAAAGCGGAGATCGGTGAGGTGCTCGCTCCGCTTGGGCTGCGCTTGTCGCAGTCCAAGACGCGCGTGGTGCACATGGCCGACGGGTTCGACTTCCTCGGCTTCCATATCAAGTGGATGCGCAAACGGGGAACGGACAAGTGCTACGTCTACACGTTCATCGCGGACAAGCCGGTCCGCGAACTGAAGCGGAAGATCAGGGCGCTGACCCACAGGAGGTCGCAGGTCCCGTTCGCCGCCGTGCTGTCGAGGATCAATCAGATCCTGCGCGGCTGGGCCAACTACTTCAGGCACGCCGTCGCCAAGCACACGTTCAACGCCTTGCGTTCGTTCGTGTGGTGGCGAGTGGTCAACATGATCACGTATCGGCGGCGCATGACGTGGACGACCCTGCGCCGACAGTTCAAGGGCCCTCAGGGCTGGCGGCAGATCGCCCTGGACGGCGTCGAGCTGTTCAACATCGCCACGGTGACGGTCACCCGCTATCGCTGGCGGGGACTGAACATCCCGGCACCGTGGACCGCATAAGATCATCGATCCAGCGTCAGCGACCCGTGGAGAGCCGGATGCGGTGAGAGTCGCACGTCCGGTTCGGCGAGCGGCTTGGGGAGACGGGCTCAGAGAAACCTGAATACCGCGCCCCAAGCCGACTCGACATCGATCTTCACGCCATAGGCGTGCTCCCATTCTCCATCGCACTGAGCGGCATACCACCGCTGCAGGAAGCCGAAGGGATCACCAGTCATCGCGGCATCTTAGCTCACGGGATATTTACGGGATGATCTTCGCTATCAGCCGTCCTTCATCACCCGGCTTAGCAGCTCAGAGGCCCTATGGCCCGGTAGACGAGCCATCCACTTCTAATCTGATCGCTCTTCGTCCTCCTCGCTGCTCGATTGTCCCGGCCGTGCCCGCCGAGTCAAGGGCGCCTGCGGCGTCGCTTCGCGATCAGCTTCGCTGACCCTTGACACGGCGGTCCCGTCCTGGGGGTCGGCAGCTACGAGGAGGACGGGGGCAGACCAGGAGACGGGCCGCGTCGGCACTGGTTCGGGCAGGTCGCGGGCGTGATCGCCGGGCCATTAGCGGGCCATTAGCGGGCCATTAAGGGCGGTCAACAGGGCGCACTCAGGGTCACTCGCGGGCGGCTCCTCGCCCAGGTCGGGGCCGTTGTCCCGGGTGATCAAGCTGATTTGCAAGCAGGAAGTCAGGGGTTCGAATCCCCTAGGCTCCACCCACTCAAAGCCCAGGCCAGGGACCCTTTTCCCCACCTGGGCTTTGATCGTTAGTCGGCCTTCGCGTTCTCCCGTGCGCAATCCACTCTTGAGCCGTCCTCGCGCGAGTTGTCGAGCTGCTTTGTCACCTCATAGCAGGCACGGTGACTGGGGACCCGATCGGACAACAGGGCCAGTGGCCATCTCCCTTGTTCGGGAATGGGAAGTACTTCGCTGCGCCTAACCTGGGAGCAGGGTGAGCGCGGGCACGTGCACGGGACGAACTACAGAGAAGTCACGGACGTCTTCTACCTGTTCGGATGCGTCGCTCCTGCCAGCGCGGAAGGCACCGAAGAGTGTGGGCAGACCATCAGGACCGAGTTCTGGCTCCTCTGAATGCGAGTGGACCAGTTGGAGGAGCCGCGCACGCTCCTCCCGCACCTGATCCGGCCGGAGCTGATCGACCAGTCGGTGAAGATCTTCGTACTCTTCGAGTGGCGCTGTCATGTCTCCGAGTGTACGTGTCGAGACTGATCGTTTCCGTAACCTGCGGTTATGTACGTATCGATCTTCGCTGTAGCAGCCGTGCGCAGTACGGCGCCGGTAACTCGGAGATGCTCGCCGTGCCATTAGCGTGCCATTAAGGGCGGTCAACAGGGGGCACTCACGGTCACTCGCGGACTGCCTCTCGCCCAGGTCGGGGCCGTTTCCGCTGGTGATCAGGCCGACTTGCAAGCAGGAAGTCAGGGGTTCGAATCCCCTAGGCTCCACCCACTCAAAGCCCAGGCCAGGGGCGTTTCCCCCGGCAGGGTGTCGATCGTTGATCGGCCTTCGCGCTCTCCCGTGTCCGTCGCGTGCCCGATCCACTCTTGAGTCGTCCTCTCGCGAGGCTGTCGAGCTGCTTGGCCACGTGGTGTCGTCGCTCGTCGCGCGTGTTCATCCCGCTCTGAGGAACTGCTCAAAGGCTTCCCGTGCCAGCGCGGATACGCTCTTGCCCTCTTGCTCGGCGCGGGCCTTCGCGCGGTCACGCAACTCCTCAGGAACTCTGAAGGAGACCCTTGGGGAATGTGTGCTCTCACCTGTAAGCGATGGGCGCCCGGGGCGACCGGTAGGCACGGGTACGCGGCCCTCGTCGATCGCGTGATGAACGTCGTTGACCGCGTCCCGTACGTACTCGTCCGTGATCAGGTTGCCCTTGGCGTCGTGGATCTCTTCGGAGTCACTGTCGATATCGGAGTCGTGGTCCAGGGCCAGTTCGATGTCTGCGGGTGGCCAGGCTGCTTCGTGCTCAGTCATGGCGTCCTTCTCCGTAGCGCGGTCGGCATCACGTGGATGATCACTAGAGCTCTGTCGGTGAGGATGCCTATTACCTCCAGTTCCACGCCCCGATCATCGGGCCCGATCCAGACCCATCGATCCTGCAACGTCGGGTCGGTGGCCGGCACGATTGCTGGCGGCCCAGATCGGACGACGTACGCGCCTGCCCGATGCGGTGCTTGCGCGCCGACGCCAAATTATGTCGGACACAACCCTTGTAGGTAGGGGGTTCCGGTCTGCAGCTCGCCGACCTTTGAAACGGTGCTCGCGTCCTGGGTGCCGGCGGCTACGAAGAGGTTCGGGCGGACCGGGGGTGCGGCCCGTGACCGCTGGCAGGTCGCGGGCGTGATCGCCGGGCCATTAGCGGGCCATCAAAGGGCGGGCAACAGGGGGCACTCACGGTCACTCACGGACTGTCTCTCGCCCACCTCGGCTGCGCGGGCACGATCACCGGCCTGCAGCGCTTCGCGTTGCGGGGCATCGTCAGAGACGCCTCGCCCGAGCGGGCAGGCAGTTGCGTGGTTCAGCGCATGAAGGGTTCGAAGATGGAAATCACCTTCGTGGCAGCATGATCGGCGTCCCCGTCCGCGATCGCCTCGACCAGCTCGTGGTGGTGGCGGTGTGCCGCGTCCTCGTCCTCGCTCTTCTCGTCGCGCATGTGGGCGGCGAAGATGTCGAGCATGCTGGTGTACAGCTTGACGTAGAGCGGGTTGTGCGTCGCCGCCACGATCGCGCGGTGCAGGGCGAGGTCCGCGCTCGCTCGCAGGTCGAGATCATCGGTCGACCAGCTCGCTTCTCGACGGTCGCGCAGCTCGCGCAGCAGCTCGACGTCGGCATCCGAGCGGTTCAATGCGGCCAGTGACGCTGCGGCGCTGTCAAGGGCGCGGCGTAGTTCCAGGTAGTGGCGACGGGTGCCACCGGCGAGCTGACGTTCAAGGGTGCCTGTCAGCTCGGAGCTGGAGATGACGAAGGTGCCGCGGCCCTGCTCGCGGCGCAGCAGACCTGCGTGCACCAGCGACTGCAGCGCCTCGCGCACCGTGTTCCGGCCGATCCCGAACTCCGACACCAGTGCGGCCTCGGTCGGTATCTGCTCACCGACCGGCCAGCGTCCGGAGACCACCTCCTCGCGGAATCGCTCGGCGGCCTGGTCGATGAGTCCCACTCGACGCATCGGCTGTCGCGTGCCAGAATCTTCAGAACTCATCCCATAATCCCATCATCTGCTGACCTTACACCGGAGTATAACGTGACATCGCTCTCCCCACCGCTCGTTCCGTCGCACCGTGGGCG is a window of Microbispora sp. NBC_01189 DNA encoding:
- a CDS encoding plasmid replication, integration and excision activator, with the translated sequence MALQGPIPISFELLFPHGCYIVGEVTAAKDFDAKRDTQAKDKLTGLPVWQVPVMDADPSLKAAQKTVTVKILAEVQPVVPPSLPGVPLAPAEFDGLEVKPYVHQATGRLAYSISARVMRAPRTGTAGKTGNAAKDAA
- a CDS encoding integrase, translated to MRVAFASEPAHPDRPNEDFIGATVNAVVLLDGASIPPGVTSTCSHSVRWYSHTLGSTLLAEITQSTGPLPELLAQGIKHVTSLHDFTCDLTHGGSPSATVIMLRQTADHLDWLVLGDSTLILDTGAPEPIVICDDRLEQIAAPHRARFDSLRGGTPEHAEARREYVETLGQYRNRDGGFWVASTDPLAADQALTGTIPTDQVHAAALLTDGAADAVSRYGLMTWRQLLDILAQDGPAELVRRVREAEHSDPHGERWPRSKTHDDATAAYLQHGAGDFRSM
- a CDS encoding sigma factor-like helix-turn-helix DNA-binding protein is translated as MPPSDLDKIAAIDDPYLLLRVATERLNAAQQEVTELARLRRRVIQELHAQGMSYAQIAEKAGLSRGRIHQIRHTGPAPEGAFLGAGTVTVVTPLRHDAATGRSMVALDDMRAGKRLEDLARTFGLNVATDNVTVHGQIDLNRPGLLVICGPRMSEAMRAAYDADPVIHWDRDDTGWKLIDTRTDREYRSGSQLDPAQPTDSAFFGRLPRPDGNGSFLAIAGIHPNGSLGVIHLLANEIATLWGQVGDRRFSCVVGVEYDPQTGEPVRAELSSPLYRHEDT
- a CDS encoding ATP-binding protein translates to MPAWRLSRHFLGRPASVTEARRFITTTLGTWPVIESAELIVSELATNAVRHTASARFGGKFTVSIQAEPDQVWLGVVDEGGPEVPRLVRPSDDEGGRGLLLVANLADNWGVYGDHAGRTVWALLKVDPIAAAQAACRS
- a CDS encoding helix-turn-helix transcriptional regulator encodes the protein MEERRDRLRELGDLLRRLRKDAGLTGKELAQQAGVAQPTISRMETGRLLPTPETVERVSAALQLDDDARRELDMLLVRLRHEVSRLKGGLAGREAANAARVSSSEWMAVFSSAMIPALLQTAEYARLAVAIGRDVDEDDAAKAAAVRVDAQAVLFEQGRRFAFVLTEGAVRTWPGSPSLMLAQLDRLTQVSTLPHVRLGVVPWKTEAPAFPLHGFTIFDGSVSVVESLTGDFTLTEAGEVGAHEQTFEAFADAAVYGDELRALLGEIATDFRELAKQPDN
- a CDS encoding Imm53 family immunity protein; translation: MRQACTAPSPDPPGSSWWDSLRGFTHRFLSYTSPSRSPGTRPSGSAGPAPALSGLLPTLPGTSRIRLPSAPPACCDRPEAEVFHLHSINKRLTAHTLDNPGWSIGVDLVGTDLEGHAFDWRSLDRTEDDWIHIRSDGRLFQGACGPLNLAEMVAGFEKFATTPASAGSI
- the ltrA gene encoding group II intron reverse transcriptase/maturase, yielding MLEDAGVETPAAQHDVPPVRPLRVREMQTRLHRWAVADPGLRFDDLYHLVCDRRFLAMAWDRVAGNTGARTAGVDRATVRSIVERVGVDAFLDELREQLRQQAFRPLPVRERVIPKHGGKLRSLGIPTVADRVVQAALKLVLEPIFEANFEAVSYGFRPGRRAHDAIAEIHFWGTQGYRQVLDADIEACFDSIDHTALMDRVRARVKDKRVLALVKAFLKAGILRETGMMEPSETGTPQGGILSPLLANIALSALDAHLMGPWKPGGTMSSDQRRRTRVVKHLPNWRIVRYADDFVVLVRGERHHVEALKAEIGEVLAPLGLRLSQSKTRVVHMADGFDFLGFHIKWMRKRGTDKCYVYTFIADKPVRELKRKIRALTHRRSQVPFAAVLSRINQILRGWANYFRHAVAKHTFNALRSFVWWRVVNMITYRRRMTWTTLRRQFKGPQGWRQIALDGVELFNIATVTVTRYRWRGLNIPAPWTA
- a CDS encoding Imm53 family immunity protein; the protein is MTGDPFGFLQRWYAAQCDGEWEHAYGVKIDVESAWGAVFRFL
- a CDS encoding Arc family DNA-binding protein, whose protein sequence is MTEHEAAWPPADIELALDHDSDIDSDSEEIHDAKGNLITDEYVRDAVNDVHHAIDEGRVPVPTGRPGRPSLTGESTHSPRVSFRVPEELRDRAKARAEQEGKSVSALAREAFEQFLRAG